The Sulfurimonas sp. HSL3-2 genome segment GAACTGATACCGATGAATAAAGCCAATAATATCTCTTCTATAATAGAAGCGGTCAAACGCTTTCCTATCGATACAAGAAAAAGAGTCATGTTCGAGTATCTCGTCATAAAAGATAAAAACGACGATATAGCATCTGCAAAAAAACTTGTAAAGCTTCTTAGCGGTATAAAAGCAAAAGTAAACCTTATCTACTTCAATCCATATCCGGGGACTGACTATAAACGTCCTAGCAGAGAAGACATGGTCAAATTCCAAGAGTATCTTGTAAACCACGGCCTGTTATGTACCATCCGTGACTCTAAAGGTATAGACATCAGTGCAGCCTGCGGACAGCTTAAAGAAAAACAGCTGGATCAAGCATAATAATCATATAAGTAAATAGCATTTTGTATATACTTCTTTCAGGAGTGTTTAATTATAAAGGATATTGTATGGTGAAAGAAGGATTGACTGTTGCCGATATCGGGCAGGTAATATTCTTGATTCTCGTAGTAGGCATTGGTGTCGGCGGATTTATCTACGCAGCGTTAAAAGAGGAAAAATAAGTTCAACTGCTTAAATCTTCAACAAAAAAGTAATCAAACCGATATAATCTTTTCATATAATTTTATTTGGGTGGTAAACGCCTAAATACTATAAAGGAAAAGATTTGTCACAAAAACAATCAAAAAAGACAACGTCAGATCGTATTAAACAGATATATGATCTTTGTAAAGAACATTTTGGCGATGTTCGTTTTGTCGGTATAAAATACCATGATAAAATAGGGTGGATAGCAAAAGCTCAATTTAACGGCGACTTTGAAAATCTGACTGCAGAAGGTAAAGATATAACTGACGCTCTTCGTAATCTCAAAAACAGAATCAAAAAGATTATAAAACGCTACAATGAAGTTTGATCGGAGTAAAACGGTCAACACTCCAGGGAGACCGTTTATGGTTGTAATATTATCATAGTAATCTTATACTAAACAAAAAAACTTCATAGCATATTCACTGACTTAAATAAAATTAATTTTGTAAAATTCTTCTACTTTTTTACCAATGTGTGTAGAATTCACACTGTGTTCTAAAATGTGAAAAAACTATGTCCCAAAGATAGGGATCTCTTATAATTTACACCTTTTATAAGCATCGTTTTATATAAAATTATTCTTAAAGATGAGAATATTCACACTAGCTAGAAAGCCCTATTTTGGGAGATTCAAGAGAACTTAAGAATAATAACGGCGGCTGTTATTTTCACAACCTTAAACTCTTTGAAAAGTTATTCACATAGATTTTATTCTGCATGGACTTTTTGGAATGTTTCACATGAAACATTGTCAATTTTCATAAAACTACAATAATGTAGATAGTGCTTTTAAATCTCTTTTTTTAAGATAGATTCCAAGCACTCTTTTGCAAAATCAACATTGCTTTTAATTTTATACTCTTTACCTTTATATATAAACGAAAGTTCATATGCATGTAAAAGTAATCTTGATGCTCCTGTTGATATTATGCGCTCTTTACCTTTTAGTTCTCTATCGAGATACTTCGTCGTGATCTCTTCTTCTACACCATAAAGTGGATCACCGACAATCGGATGTTTCACGTGAAACAGATGAACTCTGATCTGATGTTGTCTTCCTGTGTGTGGATAGCACTCGACAAGCGTCATATCTAGATCTTCAAAATATTCAATAGGCTTAAAAAATGTCTCTGAACTTTTACCGGATAGATCTACTTTGACTATAGAACGAAGAACACCGGATGTTGCATCTTTATTTACTTTCAAAGGCTCTTTACATGTAAGCTCCTTTTCAAACCTTCCATATACTAAAGCAAGATATCTTTTTTGCATGTCTCTCTCTTGAAACATCATCTTGATATCTCTTTCGCTTTCTTTATTCTTTGCACATAA includes the following:
- a CDS encoding RluA family pseudouridine synthase, translated to MPFIIKKFHLEEKQKAFLFLIREIGCSQSEAQRFIARGRLFSNGDLVLKDKEEISGDIEFITFEPITKGLKPTFETEEFVLFDKPSGMLIHPQNRYTPYSLIDEVKYQYGMDANITHRIDMETSGLVLCAKNKESERDIKMMFQERDMQKRYLALVYGRFEKELTCKEPLKVNKDATSGVLRSIVKVDLSGKSSETFFKPIEYFEDLDMTLVECYPHTGRQHQIRVHLFHVKHPIVGDPLYGVEEEITTKYLDRELKGKERIISTGASRLLLHAYELSFIYKGKEYKIKSNVDFAKECLESILKKEI